GCGGACATGAGGTGAAGTCAGCACAAGCAGAAACTGAAAACTCTACTCTGCATATAGTTTGTGCTGATAGTTTGGATTCGTCTTTACAGGTCCTAGAAACGAGGCTTCCTGATCTAACAGAAGACATTGCGAAATCAAATGCGCCTTCCAATACAGATCCTGAAATACCGTCTAATTCAGGACCAACTGAGGCATACATAAGCTCAACAAATGATAAGGCAGTTTATCCTTCTTCAGTAGACGCAAGTGAAGTGAACGGTGTGCCTGTAAATGTTTCAAATGGTGCCGGAACTATGCTAAGGGATGAAATGAAACCTAAAGAAGATGAAACACACCATCAGACTGATACGCACACAAAGCTGAAAATGAAACAAGATTCAGAAACAACACCTGAAAGTCCATACAGAGGCCTTATTGACACTGCTGCACCCTTTGAGTCTGTTAGAGAAGCTGTCACCAAGTTTGGAGGAATTGTTGATTGGAAAGCTCACAAAGCTCAGATGATCGAGGTAGTTCTTGATAAATTAACACCACATATAGATCACAGAGCTTTAGTTATGGAACTGAAATTGTCTTTTACATAGTCAAATTTTTTACCATACACTGATCGCTTAAAAAGGATTTTCTTTCATGCATGCAGAGACGCAAGCTCATACAACCTGAACTAGAAAAGATTCGAACAGAAATTCCACTTTGCAAGGAGGAACTAGAAGCTGCTGAGATGGCTAAATCTCAAGTTGTGGATGAGCTAGAGCACACCAAGAGGCTTATTGAGGAGCTGAAGCATCACCTGGAGAAAGTACAGGTTGAAGAAGCTCAGGCAAAGCAGGACTCTGAGCTTGCACAACTCAGGGCACAAGAGATTGAGCACGGAGTAGCTGATGAAGCTAGTGCGATAGCCAGGACACAAATGGAAGTCGTCAAAGAAAGGCACAAAAAGGCTGTTGCTGAACTTAAGTCAGTGAAAGAGGAGTTGACGTCAGTACATGAACAGTATGCTGCCCTGATAGATGAAAGAGACACGGCAATCAAAAGAGCGGAAGAGGTCATATCTGCAGGGAAGGAGATTGAGAAGAGAGTGGAGGAACTGACATTAGAATTTATTGCGTCTAAAAGGTCTCTTGAGTTGGCCCATGCTGCACATCATGGAGCAGAGGAATGCAGGATCGGTGCAGCATTGGCAAAAGAGCAGGATTGCATTGCCTGGGAGAAAGAGTTGCATCAGGCACAAGAGGATCTGGAACAACTAGACAGTAACCTTAAGTTCAATAATGATATGCAGCTGAATATTGATGCAAATTTGCGCAAGTTGCTTAGCCTCAAATCGGAGCTGTCTGCCTACATGGTGAAGAAACTGACTGAAGAAGCTGAAGGAGTTTCCAGGGAGCATGAGTCTGAAGATTCTAAACACATTAGCAACTCAGTTAAGGAAGCTCTAGCATCGAAACAGAAAGAACTTCAGGAGGTCAAAGCGGACATTGAGAAGGCAAAGGCTGAGGCCAACGTGCTAAGATTTGCTGCCACGACACTCAGATCAGAACTGGACAATGAGAAAGCTTCACTTGTTGCGTTGCAACAGGGGGAGGCTATGGCATCCGTTGCTGTTTCTTCACTAGAAGCTGAGCTCAATCGAACGAAACAAGAGATGGAATCTGTCAGGTCCAAGGAAGCAGAGGCCGAAGAAAAGGTGGTGGAGCTTCCCATGGTTTTACAGCAAACGACTCAGGAGGCTGAGGACGCAAGGGTAGCAGCTCACTTAGCTCATGAGGAGCTGAGGAAGGCCAAGGAGGAATTCGAGCAAACCAAGGCAGCTGCAACTGCAGCAGAAACCAGGTTATCTGCTGTTGTGAAAGAAGCAGAAGCATCCGTAGCATCAGAGAGACTAGCACGCGAGGCGGTTCAAGCTTTGCAAGAAAGCAAAGAGGCAAGAGACACTACAGATTCTCCGAGACGAGTGGTGCTTCCTCTAAGCGAGTACTATGAACTCAGCAAGAGAGCACATGAAGCCGAAGAACAGGCGAGTGAGAAGGTAGCAGAAGCATTGGCACAGGTAGTGTCGGCAAAGGAATCAGAAGCAAGGAGCCTGGAGAGACTAAAGGAAACATCCGAGGAAatggatgagaagaaggaagcaCTTGAAATTGCATTGGAGAGAGCCGTCAGGGCGAACGAAGGTAAACTTGGTGCGGAGCAGGAACTGAGGAAATGGAGAGCTGACCATGAGCAGCGCCGCAGAGCTCATGAATCCACGAAACGCGCGGTGAATCCTTTGAATGGTCCATCTAGAGTATTTGTTGAACAGAAGGATCCATACCACAAGGAGCAGGAATCCAAGGTACAGATGTCGGGAAGTAGCTACGAGGGCCTTGTTCCAAACCAAAAGTTGCAGAGGAAGAAATCTCTGTTCCCTCTGATGGGCTCGGTTCTATCCAGGAAGACCCGGGCACAGACGTGAGATAAACGAGATCCTAGACACCTGGGACTTTGTCATTCACATTGCTGTACATTGGTGTAATAAGCTGATTTTTTGCCTGGTCTTCTTTGGAAAgagttttttgttttgttttaaagCTTGCCATCTGGTGAAAGTGTAATTTAATCTGTCGGTATAAAAACACAGTAGGGCACATTGGAATACGTTTATATGATTTTTTGGTAACTTATTAGTAGGTCCCCATGAAGAAATTGTTCATGTCTTGCAGTCCAGTGTAGGTGTAGCGCTATTCTGTAATGTTTCTCCTGAAACCTGAACTCTTTTGGAGTGAGATAGTTACATACCTTTCTGAATGTTGATACACCTGCCACTGTGCTAGAATTCTCCTACcctactgtcgacgaaatatggtcagcagtctacctaggggtatgcccaaggtagtagattatcggcagacagatgcgtaagccccaaacaagacggtgacgcaaggcagacacgaggttttatccaggttcggccgccaagaaggcgtaatacctacgtcctgcgtctgatttgtattgctatatgtcaatgagagatatttttcagaggggtcccctgcccgccttatatagtccggggggcagggttacagatctggaaactaatcctagtcagttacaattgccatatctggccggataaggattcctattctaaccgaccaggatcctgcttggtcgccaaatccgtcttgattccttgtgcagggactccgatcaggttaaccgggaccgcacgtcatctttcgggtggactgaaaccatcgatccgggccagcccaagcttagccgtaagggtataggggttaatacccccacagctagtccccgagcatcatgtattatgctgcgacacgccatttgaaccttctccgacaagcgaggcttgaattcttgacgcctccgaccaccgtcatcaccggagaagtaggttgtccgaagaatgtatggtgctcttaagaaaaaagaaaaagatttctgtcctgagaagtgtgcccacttgtatttctgaaaagaaatgtaagtggtcttgaagtatagcatccttaaacatcagaagcgtagctGTCGAAAAACAatcacattcaccgcaaggtgaagtgtgcccacttagtccccgagcttgctggaaggcaaagtatgagccttgtagcaaggtctaaaagaaaagtctcttaactgtatgtgaggacaaatcacatgtagccaaggagaaccactATTCAaacagtggtcgggacagtccccgagcatactaataatcctcataatcattcaaaacacaggggtcgatttaaacaaacacattcaccgcaaggtgaagtgtgcccacttagtccccgagcctggtagtaggtgacgcaggtacgtggtgccagggtctatcaAAGAAATTCCGCTGAGATTGAGAATCCAAttaccgtacaggcaaaacaagatacaccggtaggtgcatcgtatcgatgtagtccccgagcttgctggaaggcgaagtatgagccttgtagcgaggtctaaagaaaagtctcttaattgtatgtgagtacaaatcacatgtagccaaggagaaacattatgcaagcagtggtcggggcagtccccgagcacggccgtggtcggagcgatccccgagcacaaaagtgacctgggcagtatccaaacacagtagtggtctgggcagtccccgagcacattagtggtctggacagtccccgagcacattagtggtccgggcagtatccaagcacagtagtggtctgggcagtccccgagcacattagtggtccgggcagtatccaagcacagtagtggtcaaggcaaatccacgatcacttgcgctgcttgtactattattttgtgtacttttctctattctctgccaaggccagtctgacacgtctggtcaaaaaagtaaagagATACAATACGTCATtccgtcttcttcttctctttttcttctttttttttaacagtcggttgacacctgtattgaggtgtgtcagtgtgggcccccctTACACCAtcatgaagaggcgcgtacactgttaacgaaggagcgcgtttattggcgcagatttcgaggttgtgtgaacaaccgtctgcggcgcgtgcgcacgacgcccaatattctcgggcggacgaagcgacggtgctctttgttttatataatgcagatctggtaagttactcataccattccctATTGgtatccgccgccgccaccttcttcttcctcctgccgaaccctattcccccaaaaatcatcaccaatccccccggtctcccgcatccatccacttagtaaggacgaactaatggcgaagagagacgcccagaagaaaggcggggtcatggcgaaagaatggtggaagtcgcggagcaacgagcagaccatcgaggacctcgtcgccatgggagtgctccacaacaaggcacttgcgggatggcgtgcaccggaaggagaaagcttccccgatccacaaccaggtgagattgtggtctttgaagatttcttcaaacggggttttgggattccagtgcaccctttccttcagggtctctgcttgtactacgagattgggatttgcaatctgcatcccaactcgattcttcttgtttcCACCtttatccatctctgcgaggcttatggtggcttccagccccatttcgacctctttcgccacctattctgtcttcggaagaaagggagcggtggctcgaagatcgccggaggcgtttacctgaacctgcgtgacggcatgaaggctcaatacctgcactgcccctggaacacctcattggacgagtggtacaagaagtggttctacatccgcgaagagccgaacaccatcactctgtgcgatgtgggactgattccagagaagaaaagcagctggtcggagaggcccgagaacttggagcagatcaccgaactgctcgggatgatcccgtggggaaggcttgatggcccgagcgttgtcggcaacttcatcagccgaagaattcagccctgccagaaaagggttcaccccggcttcgagtaccaaggaggcgctgatccgacgaggaccaggaaggagccgctcgacaagatggaaatcaaggccaggattggagagctgttcaacctggccgatcccaattatgtcgcactgaacgccatcgaacacgccttcaaactggctcgccctcccccaaaggtaaatgacgcctccatTTAACTGTATAGTCATGTcgcatcaagaaaataactgtcttttccttcattttgtgtctcagtgtaatggccgtgaccgggcaggagtatttgtgtcgcctccccctggtgtagaatggccacaagctactgggccagccgcccaga
Above is a genomic segment from Miscanthus floridulus cultivar M001 chromosome 3, ASM1932011v1, whole genome shotgun sequence containing:
- the LOC136547233 gene encoding protein WEAK CHLOROPLAST MOVEMENT UNDER BLUE LIGHT 1-like isoform X2, with the protein product MESTYGTEESNSKDSSADLPTPPAAKEVPGHSDHEGPSGHEVLETRLPDLTEDIAKSNAPSNTDPEIPSNSGPTEAYISSTNDKAVYPSSVDASEVNGVPVNVSNGAGTMLRDEMKPKEDETHHQTDTHTKLKMKQDSETTPESPYRGLIDTAAPFESVREAVTKFGGIVDWKAHKAQMIERRKLIQPELEKIRTEIPLCKEELEAAEMAKSQVVDELEHTKRLIEELKHHLEKVQVEEAQAKQDSELAQLRAQEIEHGVADEASAIARTQMEVVKERHKKAVAELKSVKEELTSVHEQYAALIDERDTAIKRAEEVISAGKEIEKRVEELTLEFIASKRSLELAHAAHHGAEECRIGAALAKEQDCIAWEKELHQAQEDLEQLDSNLKFNNDMQLNIDANLRKLLSLKSELSAYMVKKLTEEAEGVSREHESEDSKHISNSVKEALASKQKELQEVKADIEKAKAEANVLRFAATTLRSELDNEKASLVALQQGEAMASVAVSSLEAELNRTKQEMESVRSKEAEAEEKVVELPMVLQQTTQEAEDARVAAHLAHEELRKAKEEFEQTKAAATAAETRLSAVVKEAEASVASERLAREAVQALQESKEARDTTDSPRRVVLPLSEYYELSKRAHEAEEQASEKVAEALAQVVSAKESEARSLERLKETSEEMDEKKEALEIALERAVRANEGKLGAEQELRKWRADHEQRRRAHESTKRAVNPLNGPSRVFVEQKDPYHKEQESKVQMSGSSYEGLVPNQKLQRKKSLFPLMGSVLSRKTRAQT
- the LOC136547233 gene encoding protein WEAK CHLOROPLAST MOVEMENT UNDER BLUE LIGHT 1-like isoform X1; protein product: MESTYGTEESNSKDSSADLPTPPAAKEVPGHSDHEGPSGHEVKSAQAETENSTLHIVCADSLDSSLQVLETRLPDLTEDIAKSNAPSNTDPEIPSNSGPTEAYISSTNDKAVYPSSVDASEVNGVPVNVSNGAGTMLRDEMKPKEDETHHQTDTHTKLKMKQDSETTPESPYRGLIDTAAPFESVREAVTKFGGIVDWKAHKAQMIERRKLIQPELEKIRTEIPLCKEELEAAEMAKSQVVDELEHTKRLIEELKHHLEKVQVEEAQAKQDSELAQLRAQEIEHGVADEASAIARTQMEVVKERHKKAVAELKSVKEELTSVHEQYAALIDERDTAIKRAEEVISAGKEIEKRVEELTLEFIASKRSLELAHAAHHGAEECRIGAALAKEQDCIAWEKELHQAQEDLEQLDSNLKFNNDMQLNIDANLRKLLSLKSELSAYMVKKLTEEAEGVSREHESEDSKHISNSVKEALASKQKELQEVKADIEKAKAEANVLRFAATTLRSELDNEKASLVALQQGEAMASVAVSSLEAELNRTKQEMESVRSKEAEAEEKVVELPMVLQQTTQEAEDARVAAHLAHEELRKAKEEFEQTKAAATAAETRLSAVVKEAEASVASERLAREAVQALQESKEARDTTDSPRRVVLPLSEYYELSKRAHEAEEQASEKVAEALAQVVSAKESEARSLERLKETSEEMDEKKEALEIALERAVRANEGKLGAEQELRKWRADHEQRRRAHESTKRAVNPLNGPSRVFVEQKDPYHKEQESKVQMSGSSYEGLVPNQKLQRKKSLFPLMGSVLSRKTRAQT